The sequence below is a genomic window from Sorangiineae bacterium MSr12523.
CGGCAACACCCACCTATATCTCAATGAGCTCGACGGAACAACTGCTGTCGACCTGGGCACCGGGATCGATCCAGGCAAGAACACGTTTGATATCCCAATCGCAGGTACCGCGATTGATAACCGCCGTCGGGACTCCCTAGGTACCAAGTTGCTCGCCCCCGTCTACATTGCCGGAAACACGTGGATCGGAACACCGGCGCCGCCTGCGGGTTGCTCGACAGCCGCATACAATCCACCTTACAATGGAGGCGATCCAAACGCCCGTTACAACTGGTATATTCAGACTCCTGGTATTTGCTCGTCAACAGGCAACGTCATTATCAACTAGGATCGTCTCTCCTGCGCCGATGTTATCCACCGAAGGCTTCGTCCGCGAGACAGGCATTTCAGCGCGCGGCGGGTGCGCTGCGCGCGGGCCATCCAAGGCTCGACCCCTAGGCGATGCCTTCGTCCGTGCAACGCGCGCCCCGTCCCGGGTTCGCATTGCCTCCCACGCGGCAGCAAGATTCAAGCAACGTCGGATGCTGTAGGCCCGATATAGGGGCACGAGGCGGACGAAGGTCGACATTGTGGAGCTCCACAGCCATGGTGGTTGCTCAAGAACCTCGGAAGGGAGATGGTAGTTTGCGAAACGTGCGATGCATCTTGGTCGGCCTGGTGGTCCTGGCTGGCTCCCGAGCGGCCGTTGCTCAGTCAACGCCATCCAAGGCCGATATCCAAACGGCGCGGACCCTCTTCTCCGACGCGATGGCTGATGAAGACGCGCAACGATGGCGGGAGGCACTTGGAAAGCTGGAACGCGCTGGCGGGATCAAGCTGACCTCGGGAATCCTCACCCACATCGCGGTGTGCAAAGACAACCTTGGCCGCCTCCTCGAAGCCCTAAGCGACTACGAGAAAGCGGGGCAGATGGCCCAGGCCGAGCGCAACAAGGAAGTCCTCAACACGGTGAAGGAGCGGCTGCCGAGGCTGCGCGCTCGAATCCCCTCGATCAAGGTGACGACACCCGAGCGCGAGGGGCTCGAGGTGGAAGTTGAACGCGTCTTGCAGAACAGCGGGGGCGAAATGTATCTCACCCTGGGCACCCTTCCTCGATCGGCGGAGGGAGATTTTCGCCTCCAAGTCGATCCCGGGCAGTACGTGGTGATCATCCGGGCTCCGCACACGGAGCCATATCGCACGAAACAACAGGCCTCCGAGGGTCAAGTTGTCAGCATCGAAGCCGCTCTCGAGCCCGAGCGGGTCGCGCAGCCCGCTCCCGTGACGAAGCCCCTTTCGCCAGCTCCGCCCGTTGAACACGAGCGTGAGCACTTTTGGACGACCCGAAACACGGTGGCGATCGCGCTGGTCGGTGCAGGCGTGATCGGCATCGCGGGAGGCGTCGGCTTCGGGCTGGCCGGGCAATCGGACAAGAATGAGGTGGAGCGCCTGCGCGCTCAGCTTCCTCCATCGGCAACACCGTCGCAATGCTTTCAGCCAACCGGCCCTGTGAGTGACACCTGCGCGCAGCTCGCGGACGCGATCAGCTCTCAGAACACAAAAGCCGATATGTCCCTCGGATTCTACATCGGAGGAGGCGCGCTCTTGGCGGCAGGTGCCGCGACGTGGCTCCTTTGGCCAAAAGCGAAATCCACCACGCAAACGGGTTACCTCGCGCCCGTTGTTGATTTTCATAGCCGGTCTCTCGGTGTGCAAGGAGCGTTTTAATGGTTTCGGTCCGCACAACATCGATCGCGTCGCTGGCTGCCATTTTCGCTGCGATGGGGGTGTTACCGCTGGCGTGCGTTGGGAAAGCGGATCCCTTGCCGGACGAGCCCCCTGCAACGGGGCAGCCTCCCGGCCCACAGGGATGCCCCACGGCGTTCCCTGTCGACGACGCGACGGGGATTGCGGACGGCTGTGGGGTGTTCGTATCCGCATCCAGGGGGCAAGACGCCGGAGATGGCTCGCAATCGCGACCCCTCAAGAGCCTTCAAAAGGGCATCGATGTGGCGAAGGTGAGCGGTAAGCGTGTCTACGCGTGCGCCGAGACCTATCCCGAGCAGATCGTGCTGGCCGCAAATCTCTCCATGTTCGGCTACTTCGATTGTGGCTCGCCTTCTTGGAAGACGGGTGGTTTGAAAGCGAAGATCGCGCCTTCTGCGAGTCCAGTGATTAAAGCGACGGGGATTCGCAATGCCCGCGTGGAAGGATTCGAGGTCGTGGCTCCGGACGCGGCGGACGGAAGCTCGGTTGGCATCACGGCCGCATCATCGGAGATCCACATGGCCAGTTCCACCATTCGTGCCGGCAAGGGCGGCAAGGGCGCGGACGGCGCCGACGGCGCGCAGCTCACGCTGGCCGATGGTTCCCAAGGAGAAGCCGGGCTCGCGGGCGAGGAGTGCTGCGCCTACCGCGACCCAAGTACGAACAATTGCGACAGCCGGTGGCACGATGCGAAGGTTGCCAACCATCGCCGGCCTAGGAACGGCGGTGCCGGGCAATGCGTCGGCCCAAATTCCACGTCGAGGGCCTCGTCGCCCGGCGGTCCTGGAGGCCGAGGCGGACTTTATTACAACAACGGCGACAACTGGGTAATCCTCGCGGGTGACGACCCCGCGCCAGGTGAAGCCGCCAACGCGTCGCACGCGCAGGGCGGAGCGGTCGAGAGCAACGCCAGCCTCGCGCCTGGAAGTGAGGGCGCGTCGGGCAAGACCGGCACGAGCGGTAGTGAAATCGGTGGACTATCGGCCGATGGTACCTACCTCCCGAGCGACGGAACGCCCGGAACGGATGGTGCGCCGGGAATCGGTGGAGGCGGTGGCGGTGGTCGCGGTCCCCAGGGGACCCCCGCGCTGCAACAAAAGCACTGCAGCGCAGTGGGGGCTGGTGGGGGAGCTGGCGGATGCCCTGGGCTGGCCGGCGCCCCCGGACGAGGGGGCGGAGCAAGCATCGGCATCATCTCGACGGATAGCTCCATCGATTTGACCGATTGCATCGTGGCGGCAGCCGACGGCGGCGCCGGCGGAAAGGGAACGAACGGAAGTCGCCGCACCAATGGTGGCGCTGGTGGTGTCGCTGGGAGCACCGGGGGCCAGTTTCCCGGCCTGGCGGGTGCGCAGGGTGGCCCGGGGGGGCTGGCTGGCGCGAGTGGTAGTGGTGGCGGCGGCCCCTCCATCGGAATTGCCTTCCGTGGAACCGCGCCGATTCTGTTGCGTTCGTCGGTGACGGTCGGTGCCGGCGGCCCAGGCGTACCAGAGGTCGCTGCCGACGGGCGTCTAAGCATACCGCCATCGAAGAAGGGACTCTCCGTGGAGATGCGGTCTTTCTGACCCAACTCGGCTGAATCCGGAGAGAGCAACCGTCACGGCACACGCGCGGCGTGGCGGTTGGCCAACGTTGGCGCTATGCACGCTCCTCAAGGGCGTGTCGGTGACGGGATGACGGGGAAGAGAAATGTTCTTTTCGCGAGTAGGCTTCTTGGACGGACCTTGGGAGTTCTACAGGCTACCTGGAGGCGAGGACTATCGCATCACGCCCGCATCGATCAGTGCGTCGTTTAGCCCCGAATCCAGCCCCTTCGAGGGCGAGCGTCGGATGGCGGCAATCACGTTCTGGTGCTTCAACGAAAGTGTCGCGCCCGATCCGTCGGTGGTGGACGGCCTACTCGAAATTCATCAATGGGTAAAGCCAAACGCTCGGCGCGTGCGAGCGCGGGACGTCCTGCGTGAGTGGCGGCATCGCGACTACCTTCACGAGGTGGCCCGCGATCTTCGTTGCGCGGTGAAGACGGGGCTCCTACGGGTGGAGCTCATCCCCCGATACGGGATTGCGTTCTCGAGGGACAAGACGCCGTCCGAGCGCCCACCCGAACAAGCGAAAGGCGAGGCCAGCGACTGGGTCGCATTCCGCCTTGTCGACCAGGATGGTGAGCCCGTCGCGCGCCGGCGATTCGTGCTGACCGGAGCCGACAAGGACGAGCGCCAAGGGGTGCTGACGTCGGCGGGCCGCGAGCGATTCGAGCGAATGGCCCCCGGGGAATGCAAGCTTGTCTTCGGCGACTTTGACGTGAGTGATTTCAGCGAGCCGCGCGCTCTCGCGGGCAAGCAAGCCGAGGATACCGAGCTGGTCAAGAGCGAAGGCGCGGCCGAGATTCATGTGGTGAAGTCCGAGGACACGCCCTGGAGCATTTCCGGGAAGTACGGCTTCGAGAATTTCGAGACGATTTGGAATGCGGCGGAGAACAAAGGGCTTCGCGAGAGGCGCGCGAACGCACAGGGGCTGGCTGCGGGCGACGAACTCGCCATCCCGGAAAAGAAGCCGAAGACGCTCACGCTGGCCACGGCCAAGGAAACGTCCTTTACCGTGTATCTGGCGAAGCGGCAGGTGCGCCTCTGGCTGCTGGATCATGAGGGCCAGCGCGTTCCTGTGGGTACGCCGTACCGATTCACCGCGGGCACGGTCGTCCGCGACGGGAAGACGGTGGATGCGCCGGACGGGAAGGGCGGGAGCATCCTCATCGAAGAACGGGTTCCCGCCCATCTCGAGCGGGCGTTCGTCGAGTGGGGGACGAGGCAACCGAGCGAGAAGTCTTCCGCCGCCGATCCCAAGGACCAGTGGCTCAAGCGCGGCATCGAAGCGCTCGCCGCGGATTCGCCGTCGCCCTTCATTCTTGGGTCCACGGACTCCAAGTCCGCGACTGGCTTCCCATACGCAGGATACGTCAACCTGCAAATTCTTGACGGTAGCGTTGTATTGGACGCTGCCGTGGAGGGCCGTCTGCGAAACCGCGCGCTTTTTCTCGGCGATACGCGCATCAGCTTGGCCCTATTCGCACGGGAATATGGAATAGCGTCTGGCACCGAGGAAGAGGAATTGCGAAAAACGCTCCGGAACGTTCACCGTGATGGAGAGCCGAGCAGAATCGACACTTCCGGGTACGGCGACTGGGTTCCACCCGATTCCGAAGAGATGCCGGCATGAGCGATGACGCAAAAAGCAACGCGGTAACCGCCACGGTTGGCCCGCAATACCCCGATTGGCTAACCGAGACCAAGGAGATGGGCGAGAAACCATTTCGCAAGGAAACCGTGAAGCTCTATGGCTTCAACTTCCTCGGACGTCCTTTCGCTTCCGGCGTGAATGACGAACTTCTCCAACGGCTCCTGGTCGTCCAAAAGAAGATGTACGATCTGGCAAAGGTCGAGCTCGAAAAGCCAGATAAGGATCTGACGCAAGAGGAATTCACAGCGTGGGTGTGGCTCGGCCAAAATCCGGTCTGGCTCGACAAAGGCGCCATCGAAGCGCACGTCGGATTCCGGAACGGTGATGGATTCCACGCAAGTGGGTCCGCGGTCGACATCAATCTGTTGTTCAACCCATATATTGCTCTTCGAAAAGGCGATCAGTATGGCGGCGAAGGCCATACGATCCCCGACTCGCTGAAGTTTCGCAAGATGCGTGAACTCGACCAAAAGAAGGAGCTTCCCGCGGACGACAACGACCTTCGTGCGTTGCTCGTCGCCAAGAAACAGGTGGCCAAAGCGCTGGAAGCGCAGGCATCCCGCGATATCCTAACGCGGCTGGTTTGGAAGCCCGGCGTGGATGTTTATGACCGCGCGTATTCCCTCTACTACGGCACACCTGCCGATGTGAAGGACGACCCTAAGGGGACGGCCATCGAAGACACCGTGAAGCGCTTTCAACGCGTACATTTCGCGTTGATGCTCTACTTCGGATACGTCTTCCAGCGCACCAAGCAGCGCACGTTCGACGAATTCTCCGCCCTCTTCTTAGCAAGCTACGATGGCAACAACGGTATTCATCCGGAAGCTTCCGGCCCCGGGGGGAAAGGATTGCTGTCCGAGGCGATGGCCGGCGACCAGGATGGCACTCTCCACGCGATGTACGACCAGATTGTCCGCGATCGCGACAACATCCGCCTCGTGACGGTCGTAGGAAAGGTTACGATCACCGACGACGGCAAAGACGGAATCGCCACGCTGCCGGGTGGGACGCAGCGGGATCCGACCCGCGGCATCATGAACCTGCGCGGGGAGCTCATCGTCGAGCTCGTACAAACCGCCAAACTTCGCTGGGGGGGCGTGATGTTCGGAGCCGTTGGCACCTACGGAAGCGGCGACATGATGCATTTTGATCTAGGCACTCATCTTGGAAAGTGACGTCATGAACCCGACTCGTTGGACCGCATTACTGTTTCCTTTCGCATTGTCGTGCCGTTCCGGGGGCCAGACCGATACCCCGTCGCAACCCGCTCCCATCGCCGTGCCCGTGCCCGCTGCGGCTTCCCGTAGTTCCGAAGCGGTATCGAATGGCGCCGACGCAGGGCGTTCCGAGTCGAGCGCGAGCGCCTGCCCACCCGACATGGCTACCGTTGAGGTGGGAGGAGGAAGTTCGGCAGCAGGGCGCCCCGAGAAAGCATTCTGTATCGACCGGACCGCCGTCTCAGCGAAGCAATACAGGGAATGCCTCGAAAAGGGCAGTTGCACTCGCCTCGGCAAAGCGACGGTCCCCGCATCCGGACCATCGTCCGACTTTTGTGTCTACGGGCACTACGAATACGATCCGGCGCCCATTAACTGCGTAACATGGGCCCAAGCGAAGACGTTCTGCGAGGCGCGCGGCAAGCGCCTCCCCACGGAAAAGGAGTGGCGGTGGGCTTCGAGCCGCGACGCAGATGCGAGGCGCAGCGGAAAAGCAAGCGCGATTTGCTGGAACCGCTTCGACTTGGGCGGGCCATGCCCGTTCAACGAAGACGACAAGGAGCGGCAGGACCAAGTCGGTCTATGGCGCGCCGCTGAGACCCTTCGTGAATGGTCTGCGGACGCGCGTTCGGGGACCGCTCGAGAGCGAAGGATCGTCGGCGAGACACCGGACCCCACACCCGGTGAACAACATCAATCGAAGTACGATTGGGAAGGACTTCCGGAATCGGCGGCCTCGGTGAACGTCGGGTTTCGGTGCG
It includes:
- a CDS encoding LysM peptidoglycan-binding domain-containing protein, with amino-acid sequence MFFSRVGFLDGPWEFYRLPGGEDYRITPASISASFSPESSPFEGERRMAAITFWCFNESVAPDPSVVDGLLEIHQWVKPNARRVRARDVLREWRHRDYLHEVARDLRCAVKTGLLRVELIPRYGIAFSRDKTPSERPPEQAKGEASDWVAFRLVDQDGEPVARRRFVLTGADKDERQGVLTSAGRERFERMAPGECKLVFGDFDVSDFSEPRALAGKQAEDTELVKSEGAAEIHVVKSEDTPWSISGKYGFENFETIWNAAENKGLRERRANAQGLAAGDELAIPEKKPKTLTLATAKETSFTVYLAKRQVRLWLLDHEGQRVPVGTPYRFTAGTVVRDGKTVDAPDGKGGSILIEERVPAHLERAFVEWGTRQPSEKSSAADPKDQWLKRGIEALAADSPSPFILGSTDSKSATGFPYAGYVNLQILDGSVVLDAAVEGRLRNRALFLGDTRISLALFAREYGIASGTEEEELRKTLRNVHRDGEPSRIDTSGYGDWVPPDSEEMPA
- a CDS encoding SUMF1/EgtB/PvdO family nonheme iron enzyme; this translates as MATVEVGGGSSAAGRPEKAFCIDRTAVSAKQYRECLEKGSCTRLGKATVPASGPSSDFCVYGHYEYDPAPINCVTWAQAKTFCEARGKRLPTEKEWRWASSRDADARRSGKASAICWNRFDLGGPCPFNEDDKERQDQVGLWRAAETLREWSADARSGTARERRIVGETPDPTPGEQHQSKYDWEGLPESAASVNVGFRCAK